The Tubulanus polymorphus chromosome 6, tnTubPoly1.2, whole genome shotgun sequence genome includes a region encoding these proteins:
- the LOC141907245 gene encoding cell adhesion molecule Dscam1-like translates to MCMGCNVIGCSDGIVNLLVNGPPVFTKSLLRPLGSRIEIFCSGIGYPLPTVSYYVNNHEVNERSLPAGYTLHDGQLSIEETLNNNTAYKCKLKNIYGSVEKILTMPSAPSSPRNITIIDVTSISVSLNWTEPLIGGDSVISYDVQYRATPVIQSWSSTVAWITTVTVNKLHPYTLYSFRVRAFNGIGYGLYSTSNRVMTLPAAPSKPRNLTFELKGFSDVLVSWEAPVKSNGNTADVMYEVSYYPLNNAEAMISVQSESLQVTLLGLNTSAMYSVSVRAGNSHLDVWSPYLTETVDLTLLVAATTQLVAVTTQSEVISKGIKDDHLIAILCSVGFMVFVVAAILIYFCCRRRNRWHKMKMEDAKMKNYDRNHIPIIGGRPSKDPILLSTQRLLKQTISLPPIKRQSVQTDYELGEITRHNDSMHISNPQMNAVVMGSGSGLTHLNDLNTFKPCLPERDMKSVEDTGQDEKNELTNFESNFNSVSENDAMFDHIDAGNASGDEDEGFSSEKIQNRCDVHSEREMYSKRISLNNEIRKSKEAFMF, encoded by the exons ATGTGTATGGGTTGTAATGTAATTGGTTGTTCAGATGGCATTGTCAATCTACTCGTTAATG GTCCACCGGTCTTCACCAAATCGTTGTTGCGTCCTTTAGGAAGTCGTATCGAAATATTCTGCTCCGGTATTGGCTATCCATTACCGACTGTTAGTTACTATGTGAACAATCATGAAGTGAATGAACGTAGTCTACCGGCAGGTTATACACTGCATGATGGTCAACTGTCTATTGAAGAAACGCTGAATAACAATACTGCCTACAAGTGTAAACTGAAGAATATATACGGGAGTGTGGAGAAAATTCTAACTA TGCCTTCTGCTCCGAGTTCACCaagaaatataacaataatagaCGTAACATCCATCTCTGTATCGCTAAACTGGACAGAGCCATTAATAGGTGGTGACAGCGTGATTTCATATGACGTACAATACCGTGCAACTCCAGTCATCCAATCATGGTCGTCGACAGTGGCTTGGATAACCACAGTAACAGTGAATAAACTCCACCCCTACACGTTGTATTCGTTTCGTGTTCGTGCCTTTAATGGAATTGGATACGGTCTGTATTCGACATCGAATCGAGTGATGACTTTACCAGCAGCACCATCCAAACCGCGAAATCTCACGTTCGAGCTGAAAGggttttcagatgttttagttTCGTGGGAGGCACCGGTGAAATCAAATGGCAACACAG CTGATGTTATGTATGAAGTATCCTATTACCCATTAAACAATGCTGAAGCTATGATATCTGTACAGTCTGAGAGTCTGCAGGTGACGTTATTGGGTCTGAATACGTCGGCTATGTATTCTGTTTCTGTGAGAGCTGGAAATTCACATCTGGATGTTTGGAGCCCGTATTTGACTGAAACAGTTGATCTAACACTATTAG TTGCAGCCACTACTCAACTTGTTGCTGTTACTACACAATCTGAAGTCATTAGCAAAGGAATCAAAGATGATCATCTGATAGCTATCCTGTGCTCCGTTGGATTTATGGTATTCGTCGTGGCGgcgattttgatttatttttgctgTCGGCGACGTAACAGATGGCATAAGATGAAAATGGAAGACGCGAAGATGAAAAACTATGACCGTAATCATATTCCAATTATAGGGGGCAG GCCTTCGAAAGATCCGATTTTGCTGTCAACTCAACGACTGCTTAAACAGACCATTTCTCTACCACCCATCAAACGACAGTCGGTACAAACAGATTATGAATTAGGA gaAATCACTAGACACAATGACAGTATGCATATCAGTAACCCACAGATGAATGCAGTAGTTATGGGAAGTGGTTCAGGTTTAACACATCTCAATGATCTGAACACCTTTAAACCCTG TTTGCCAGAACGTGATATGAAATCAGTAGAAGATACTGGAcaagatgaaaaaaatgaactgacaaattttgagtcaaattttaaTTCTGTGTCAGAAAATGATGCCATGTTTGACCATATTGATGCTGGAAATGCCAGTGGAGATGAGGATGAAGGCTTTTCGTCGGAAAAGATTCAAAATCGCTGCGATGTACATTCAGAAAGGGAGATGTatagtaaaagaattagtcTTAACAATGAGATTAGAAAGAGTAAAGAAGCATTTATGTTTTAA
- the LOC141906637 gene encoding LIM and SH3 domain protein 1-like isoform X8, with product MSSGVKKCSKCDKSVYPMELLKCLDQFWHKTCFKCAVCDMTLNMKNYKGYEKRPYCQVHYPTTKFTSVADTPENKRIAENTRNQSQIAYHKDFEQTKGRFTAVADDPETRRARRNSDQISTVQYHAQFEKQKGQKISVESDPELQRSKKNMETISQVNYQGWKDKKDHMEKRRPSDAEYNDNDDQRPRSGSYGQDPMNGQYTANQRSSGGDFKVPYGVPPQARPTKEEEVAPYVAALDPVTPEPITEPVFTPPEPIVEPQVEDAPPPSTLVQPPPAFSSQPRYIAMYDYSAADVDEVSFVEGDIIIDHESIDEGWMMGTVQRTGIRGMLPANYVELQA from the exons TTTTGGCACAAGACATGTTTCAAATGTGCAGTATGTGATATGACGTTGAACATGAAGAACTATAAAGGTTATGAAAAACGGCCCTATTGTCAAGT ACATTATCCAACGACAAAATTCACATCCGTCGCCGACACCCCGGAAAACAAACGTATAGCTGAAAATACGCGAAATCAAAGTCAG ATTGCTTACCACAAGGATTTCGAACAAACTAAAGGTCGTTTTACAGCAGTAGCCGACGACCCTGAAACTCGACGAGCGAGACGAAATTCCGATCAAATCAGCACG GTTCAATACCATGCGCAGTTCGAGAAGCAAAAGGGACAGAAAATATCCGTCGAGTCCGATCCTGAGCTGCAGCGAAGCAAGAAAAATATGGAAACGATCAGTCAAGTCAATTACCAAGGATGGAAGGACAAAAAGGACCACATGGAAAAACGCCGGCCTTCCGATGCAGAATATA ATGACAACGATGACCAAAGACCACGCAGTGGTTCATACGGCCAGGACCCGATGAATGGTCAATACACGGCTAATCAACGCAGCAGTGGAGGTGATTTTAAAGTACCATACGGAGTTCCTCCACAAGCCCGACCAACAAAG GAGGAAGAGGTAGCTCCTTATGTCGCTGCACTTGATCCAGTGACTCCTGAGCCGATCACGGAGCCAGTTTTCACTCCTCCTGAACCCATAGTAGAACCGCAG GTAGAAGATGCCCCGCCCCCTTCTACTTTGGTACAACCCCCGCCCGCCTTTTCATCACAG CCTCGTTACATAGCTATGTACGACTACTCGGCCGCTGACGTCGATGAGGTTTCGTTCGTAGAGGGCGACATCATCATCGACCACGAATCAATCGACGAAGGCTGGATGATGGGAACGGTGCAACGGACAGGAATACGTGGGATGTTGCCGGCAAATTACGTGGAACTTCAGGCATGA
- the LOC141906637 gene encoding LIM and SH3 domain protein F42H10.3-like isoform X3, which translates to MSSGVKKCSKCDKSVYPMELLKCLDQFWHKTCFKCAVCDMTLNMKNYKGYEKRPYCQVHYPTTKFTSVADTPENKRIAENTRNQSQIAYHKDFEQTKGRFTAVADDPETRRARRNSDQISTVQYHAQFEKQKGQKISVESDPELQRSKKNMETISQVNYQGWKDKKDHMEKRRPSDAEYNPVVMASITRQDFHQTDNYPTEMKPGSIFDRDPLAAELGKSDINYNSPYKARSHSQVIYSGSARRDDNDDQRPRSGSYGQDPMNGQYTANQRSSGGDFKVPYGVPPQARPTKEEEVAPYVAALDPVTPEPITEPVFTPPEPIVEPQVEDAPPPSTLVQPPPAFSSQPRYIAMYDYSAADVDEVSFVEGDIIIDHESIDEGWMMGTVQRTGIRGMLPANYVELQA; encoded by the exons TTTTGGCACAAGACATGTTTCAAATGTGCAGTATGTGATATGACGTTGAACATGAAGAACTATAAAGGTTATGAAAAACGGCCCTATTGTCAAGT ACATTATCCAACGACAAAATTCACATCCGTCGCCGACACCCCGGAAAACAAACGTATAGCTGAAAATACGCGAAATCAAAGTCAG ATTGCTTACCACAAGGATTTCGAACAAACTAAAGGTCGTTTTACAGCAGTAGCCGACGACCCTGAAACTCGACGAGCGAGACGAAATTCCGATCAAATCAGCACG GTTCAATACCATGCGCAGTTCGAGAAGCAAAAGGGACAGAAAATATCCGTCGAGTCCGATCCTGAGCTGCAGCGAAGCAAGAAAAATATGGAAACGATCAGTCAAGTCAATTACCAAGGATGGAAGGACAAAAAGGACCACATGGAAAAACGCCGGCCTTCCGATGCAGAATATA ACCCGGTTGTAATGGCGTCGATTACTCGACAGGATTTCCACCAGACAGACAATTACCCTACTGAAATGAAGCCGGGTTCGATTTTTGACCGCGATCCGCTCGCCGCTGAGCTGGGTAAAAGTGATATCAACTATAACTCCCCGTATAAAGCGAGGTCACACTCGCAGGTTATTTATTCGGGCAGCGCTAGGAGAG ATGACAACGATGACCAAAGACCACGCAGTGGTTCATACGGCCAGGACCCGATGAATGGTCAATACACGGCTAATCAACGCAGCAGTGGAGGTGATTTTAAAGTACCATACGGAGTTCCTCCACAAGCCCGACCAACAAAG GAGGAAGAGGTAGCTCCTTATGTCGCTGCACTTGATCCAGTGACTCCTGAGCCGATCACGGAGCCAGTTTTCACTCCTCCTGAACCCATAGTAGAACCGCAG GTAGAAGATGCCCCGCCCCCTTCTACTTTGGTACAACCCCCGCCCGCCTTTTCATCACAG CCTCGTTACATAGCTATGTACGACTACTCGGCCGCTGACGTCGATGAGGTTTCGTTCGTAGAGGGCGACATCATCATCGACCACGAATCAATCGACGAAGGCTGGATGATGGGAACGGTGCAACGGACAGGAATACGTGGGATGTTGCCGGCAAATTACGTGGAACTTCAGGCATGA
- the LOC141906637 gene encoding LIM and SH3 domain protein F42H10.3-like isoform X1, whose protein sequence is MSSGVKKCSKCDKSVYPMELLKCLDQFWHKTCFKCAVCDMTLNMKNYKGYEKRPYCQVHYPTTKFTSVADTPENKRIAENTRNQSQIAYHKDFEQTKGRFTAVADDPETRRARRNSDQISTVQYHAQFEKQKGQKISVESDPELQRSKKNMETISQVNYQGWKDKKDHMEKRRPSDAEYTPGISAHPNFGRQDPVVMASITRQDFHQTDNYPTEMKPGSIFDRDPLAAELGKSDINYNSPYKARSHSQVIYSGSARRDDNDDQRPRSGSYGQDPMNGQYTANQRSSGGDFKVPYGVPPQARPTKEEEVAPYVAALDPVTPEPITEPVFTPPEPIVEPQVEDAPPPSTLVQPPPAFSSQPRYIAMYDYSAADVDEVSFVEGDIIIDHESIDEGWMMGTVQRTGIRGMLPANYVELQA, encoded by the exons TTTTGGCACAAGACATGTTTCAAATGTGCAGTATGTGATATGACGTTGAACATGAAGAACTATAAAGGTTATGAAAAACGGCCCTATTGTCAAGT ACATTATCCAACGACAAAATTCACATCCGTCGCCGACACCCCGGAAAACAAACGTATAGCTGAAAATACGCGAAATCAAAGTCAG ATTGCTTACCACAAGGATTTCGAACAAACTAAAGGTCGTTTTACAGCAGTAGCCGACGACCCTGAAACTCGACGAGCGAGACGAAATTCCGATCAAATCAGCACG GTTCAATACCATGCGCAGTTCGAGAAGCAAAAGGGACAGAAAATATCCGTCGAGTCCGATCCTGAGCTGCAGCGAAGCAAGAAAAATATGGAAACGATCAGTCAAGTCAATTACCAAGGATGGAAGGACAAAAAGGACCACATGGAAAAACGCCGGCCTTCCGATGCAGAATATA CTCCCGGAATCAGCGCGCATCCGAACTTCGGAAGACAAG ACCCGGTTGTAATGGCGTCGATTACTCGACAGGATTTCCACCAGACAGACAATTACCCTACTGAAATGAAGCCGGGTTCGATTTTTGACCGCGATCCGCTCGCCGCTGAGCTGGGTAAAAGTGATATCAACTATAACTCCCCGTATAAAGCGAGGTCACACTCGCAGGTTATTTATTCGGGCAGCGCTAGGAGAG ATGACAACGATGACCAAAGACCACGCAGTGGTTCATACGGCCAGGACCCGATGAATGGTCAATACACGGCTAATCAACGCAGCAGTGGAGGTGATTTTAAAGTACCATACGGAGTTCCTCCACAAGCCCGACCAACAAAG GAGGAAGAGGTAGCTCCTTATGTCGCTGCACTTGATCCAGTGACTCCTGAGCCGATCACGGAGCCAGTTTTCACTCCTCCTGAACCCATAGTAGAACCGCAG GTAGAAGATGCCCCGCCCCCTTCTACTTTGGTACAACCCCCGCCCGCCTTTTCATCACAG CCTCGTTACATAGCTATGTACGACTACTCGGCCGCTGACGTCGATGAGGTTTCGTTCGTAGAGGGCGACATCATCATCGACCACGAATCAATCGACGAAGGCTGGATGATGGGAACGGTGCAACGGACAGGAATACGTGGGATGTTGCCGGCAAATTACGTGGAACTTCAGGCATGA
- the LOC141906637 gene encoding LIM and SH3 domain protein F42H10.3-like isoform X5 — MSSGVKKCSKCDKSVYPMELLKCLDQFWHKTCFKCAVCDMTLNMKNYKGYEKRPYCQVHYPTTKFTSVADTPENKRIAENTRNQSQVQYHAQFEKQKGQKISVESDPELQRSKKNMETISQVNYQGWKDKKDHMEKRRPSDAEYTPGISAHPNFGRQDPVVMASITRQDFHQTDNYPTEMKPGSIFDRDPLAAELGKSDINYNSPYKARSHSQVIYSGSARRDDNDDQRPRSGSYGQDPMNGQYTANQRSSGGDFKVPYGVPPQARPTKEEEVAPYVAALDPVTPEPITEPVFTPPEPIVEPQVEDAPPPSTLVQPPPAFSSQPRYIAMYDYSAADVDEVSFVEGDIIIDHESIDEGWMMGTVQRTGIRGMLPANYVELQA, encoded by the exons TTTTGGCACAAGACATGTTTCAAATGTGCAGTATGTGATATGACGTTGAACATGAAGAACTATAAAGGTTATGAAAAACGGCCCTATTGTCAAGT ACATTATCCAACGACAAAATTCACATCCGTCGCCGACACCCCGGAAAACAAACGTATAGCTGAAAATACGCGAAATCAAAGTCAG GTTCAATACCATGCGCAGTTCGAGAAGCAAAAGGGACAGAAAATATCCGTCGAGTCCGATCCTGAGCTGCAGCGAAGCAAGAAAAATATGGAAACGATCAGTCAAGTCAATTACCAAGGATGGAAGGACAAAAAGGACCACATGGAAAAACGCCGGCCTTCCGATGCAGAATATA CTCCCGGAATCAGCGCGCATCCGAACTTCGGAAGACAAG ACCCGGTTGTAATGGCGTCGATTACTCGACAGGATTTCCACCAGACAGACAATTACCCTACTGAAATGAAGCCGGGTTCGATTTTTGACCGCGATCCGCTCGCCGCTGAGCTGGGTAAAAGTGATATCAACTATAACTCCCCGTATAAAGCGAGGTCACACTCGCAGGTTATTTATTCGGGCAGCGCTAGGAGAG ATGACAACGATGACCAAAGACCACGCAGTGGTTCATACGGCCAGGACCCGATGAATGGTCAATACACGGCTAATCAACGCAGCAGTGGAGGTGATTTTAAAGTACCATACGGAGTTCCTCCACAAGCCCGACCAACAAAG GAGGAAGAGGTAGCTCCTTATGTCGCTGCACTTGATCCAGTGACTCCTGAGCCGATCACGGAGCCAGTTTTCACTCCTCCTGAACCCATAGTAGAACCGCAG GTAGAAGATGCCCCGCCCCCTTCTACTTTGGTACAACCCCCGCCCGCCTTTTCATCACAG CCTCGTTACATAGCTATGTACGACTACTCGGCCGCTGACGTCGATGAGGTTTCGTTCGTAGAGGGCGACATCATCATCGACCACGAATCAATCGACGAAGGCTGGATGATGGGAACGGTGCAACGGACAGGAATACGTGGGATGTTGCCGGCAAATTACGTGGAACTTCAGGCATGA
- the LOC141906637 gene encoding LIM and SH3 domain protein F42H10.3-like isoform X4, giving the protein MSSGVKKCSKCDKSVYPMELLKCLDQFWHKTCFKCAVCDMTLNMKNYKGYEKRPYCQVHYPTTKFTSVADTPENKRIAENTRNQSQIAYHKDFEQTKGRFTAVADDPETRRARRNSDQISTVQYHAQFEKQKGQKISVESDPELQRSKKNMETISQVNYQGWKDKKDHMEKRRPSDAEYTPGISAHPNFGRQDPVVMASITRQDFHQTDNYPTEMKPGSIFDRDPLAAELGKSDINYNSPYKARSHSQVIYSGSARRDDNDDQRPRSGSYGQDPMNGQYTANQRSSGGDFKVPYGVPPQARPTKEEEVAPYVAALDPVTPEPITEPVFTPPEPIVEPQPRYIAMYDYSAADVDEVSFVEGDIIIDHESIDEGWMMGTVQRTGIRGMLPANYVELQA; this is encoded by the exons TTTTGGCACAAGACATGTTTCAAATGTGCAGTATGTGATATGACGTTGAACATGAAGAACTATAAAGGTTATGAAAAACGGCCCTATTGTCAAGT ACATTATCCAACGACAAAATTCACATCCGTCGCCGACACCCCGGAAAACAAACGTATAGCTGAAAATACGCGAAATCAAAGTCAG ATTGCTTACCACAAGGATTTCGAACAAACTAAAGGTCGTTTTACAGCAGTAGCCGACGACCCTGAAACTCGACGAGCGAGACGAAATTCCGATCAAATCAGCACG GTTCAATACCATGCGCAGTTCGAGAAGCAAAAGGGACAGAAAATATCCGTCGAGTCCGATCCTGAGCTGCAGCGAAGCAAGAAAAATATGGAAACGATCAGTCAAGTCAATTACCAAGGATGGAAGGACAAAAAGGACCACATGGAAAAACGCCGGCCTTCCGATGCAGAATATA CTCCCGGAATCAGCGCGCATCCGAACTTCGGAAGACAAG ACCCGGTTGTAATGGCGTCGATTACTCGACAGGATTTCCACCAGACAGACAATTACCCTACTGAAATGAAGCCGGGTTCGATTTTTGACCGCGATCCGCTCGCCGCTGAGCTGGGTAAAAGTGATATCAACTATAACTCCCCGTATAAAGCGAGGTCACACTCGCAGGTTATTTATTCGGGCAGCGCTAGGAGAG ATGACAACGATGACCAAAGACCACGCAGTGGTTCATACGGCCAGGACCCGATGAATGGTCAATACACGGCTAATCAACGCAGCAGTGGAGGTGATTTTAAAGTACCATACGGAGTTCCTCCACAAGCCCGACCAACAAAG GAGGAAGAGGTAGCTCCTTATGTCGCTGCACTTGATCCAGTGACTCCTGAGCCGATCACGGAGCCAGTTTTCACTCCTCCTGAACCCATAGTAGAACCGCAG CCTCGTTACATAGCTATGTACGACTACTCGGCCGCTGACGTCGATGAGGTTTCGTTCGTAGAGGGCGACATCATCATCGACCACGAATCAATCGACGAAGGCTGGATGATGGGAACGGTGCAACGGACAGGAATACGTGGGATGTTGCCGGCAAATTACGTGGAACTTCAGGCATGA
- the LOC141906637 gene encoding LIM and SH3 domain protein F42H10.3-like isoform X6 produces the protein MSSGVKKCSKCDKSVYPMELLKCLDQFWHKTCFKCAVCDMTLNMKNYKGYEKRPYCQVHYPTTKFTSVADTPENKRIAENTRNQSQIAYHKDFEQTKGRFTAVADDPETRRARRNSDQISTVQYHAQFEKQKGQKISVESDPELQRSKKNMETISQVNYQGWKDKKDHMEKRRPSDAEYTPGISAHPNFGRQDPVVMASITRQDFHQTDNYPTEMKPGSIFDRDPLAAELGKSDINYNSPYKARSHSQVIYSGSARRDDNDDQRPRSGSYGQDPMNGQYTANQRSSGGDFKVPYGVPPQARPTKPRYIAMYDYSAADVDEVSFVEGDIIIDHESIDEGWMMGTVQRTGIRGMLPANYVELQA, from the exons TTTTGGCACAAGACATGTTTCAAATGTGCAGTATGTGATATGACGTTGAACATGAAGAACTATAAAGGTTATGAAAAACGGCCCTATTGTCAAGT ACATTATCCAACGACAAAATTCACATCCGTCGCCGACACCCCGGAAAACAAACGTATAGCTGAAAATACGCGAAATCAAAGTCAG ATTGCTTACCACAAGGATTTCGAACAAACTAAAGGTCGTTTTACAGCAGTAGCCGACGACCCTGAAACTCGACGAGCGAGACGAAATTCCGATCAAATCAGCACG GTTCAATACCATGCGCAGTTCGAGAAGCAAAAGGGACAGAAAATATCCGTCGAGTCCGATCCTGAGCTGCAGCGAAGCAAGAAAAATATGGAAACGATCAGTCAAGTCAATTACCAAGGATGGAAGGACAAAAAGGACCACATGGAAAAACGCCGGCCTTCCGATGCAGAATATA CTCCCGGAATCAGCGCGCATCCGAACTTCGGAAGACAAG ACCCGGTTGTAATGGCGTCGATTACTCGACAGGATTTCCACCAGACAGACAATTACCCTACTGAAATGAAGCCGGGTTCGATTTTTGACCGCGATCCGCTCGCCGCTGAGCTGGGTAAAAGTGATATCAACTATAACTCCCCGTATAAAGCGAGGTCACACTCGCAGGTTATTTATTCGGGCAGCGCTAGGAGAG ATGACAACGATGACCAAAGACCACGCAGTGGTTCATACGGCCAGGACCCGATGAATGGTCAATACACGGCTAATCAACGCAGCAGTGGAGGTGATTTTAAAGTACCATACGGAGTTCCTCCACAAGCCCGACCAACAAAG CCTCGTTACATAGCTATGTACGACTACTCGGCCGCTGACGTCGATGAGGTTTCGTTCGTAGAGGGCGACATCATCATCGACCACGAATCAATCGACGAAGGCTGGATGATGGGAACGGTGCAACGGACAGGAATACGTGGGATGTTGCCGGCAAATTACGTGGAACTTCAGGCATGA
- the LOC141906637 gene encoding LIM and SH3 domain protein F42H10.3-like isoform X2, with protein MSSGVKKCSKCDKSVYPMELLKCLDQFWHKTCFKCAVCDMTLNMKNYKGYEKRPYCQVHYPTTKFTSVADTPENKRIAENTRNQSQVTYHKAFEDARGQYTPVAADVEMTRLLQNQERVSLVQYHAQFEKQKGQKISVESDPELQRSKKNMETISQVNYQGWKDKKDHMEKRRPSDAEYTPGISAHPNFGRQDPVVMASITRQDFHQTDNYPTEMKPGSIFDRDPLAAELGKSDINYNSPYKARSHSQVIYSGSARRDDNDDQRPRSGSYGQDPMNGQYTANQRSSGGDFKVPYGVPPQARPTKEEEVAPYVAALDPVTPEPITEPVFTPPEPIVEPQVEDAPPPSTLVQPPPAFSSQPRYIAMYDYSAADVDEVSFVEGDIIIDHESIDEGWMMGTVQRTGIRGMLPANYVELQA; from the exons TTTTGGCACAAGACATGTTTCAAATGTGCAGTATGTGATATGACGTTGAACATGAAGAACTATAAAGGTTATGAAAAACGGCCCTATTGTCAAGT ACATTATCCAACGACAAAATTCACATCCGTCGCCGACACCCCGGAAAACAAACGTATAGCTGAAAATACGCGAAATCAAAGTCAG GTTACGTATCACAAAGCGTTCGAGGATGCTCGCGGACAGTACACGCCCGTTGCGGCTGATGTCGAAATGACTCGATTGTTGCAGAATCAAGAACGCGTCAGTCTG GTTCAATACCATGCGCAGTTCGAGAAGCAAAAGGGACAGAAAATATCCGTCGAGTCCGATCCTGAGCTGCAGCGAAGCAAGAAAAATATGGAAACGATCAGTCAAGTCAATTACCAAGGATGGAAGGACAAAAAGGACCACATGGAAAAACGCCGGCCTTCCGATGCAGAATATA CTCCCGGAATCAGCGCGCATCCGAACTTCGGAAGACAAG ACCCGGTTGTAATGGCGTCGATTACTCGACAGGATTTCCACCAGACAGACAATTACCCTACTGAAATGAAGCCGGGTTCGATTTTTGACCGCGATCCGCTCGCCGCTGAGCTGGGTAAAAGTGATATCAACTATAACTCCCCGTATAAAGCGAGGTCACACTCGCAGGTTATTTATTCGGGCAGCGCTAGGAGAG ATGACAACGATGACCAAAGACCACGCAGTGGTTCATACGGCCAGGACCCGATGAATGGTCAATACACGGCTAATCAACGCAGCAGTGGAGGTGATTTTAAAGTACCATACGGAGTTCCTCCACAAGCCCGACCAACAAAG GAGGAAGAGGTAGCTCCTTATGTCGCTGCACTTGATCCAGTGACTCCTGAGCCGATCACGGAGCCAGTTTTCACTCCTCCTGAACCCATAGTAGAACCGCAG GTAGAAGATGCCCCGCCCCCTTCTACTTTGGTACAACCCCCGCCCGCCTTTTCATCACAG CCTCGTTACATAGCTATGTACGACTACTCGGCCGCTGACGTCGATGAGGTTTCGTTCGTAGAGGGCGACATCATCATCGACCACGAATCAATCGACGAAGGCTGGATGATGGGAACGGTGCAACGGACAGGAATACGTGGGATGTTGCCGGCAAATTACGTGGAACTTCAGGCATGA
- the LOC141906637 gene encoding LIM and SH3 domain protein 1-like isoform X7, whose product MSSGVKKCSKCDKSVYPMELLKCLDQFWHKTCFKCAVCDMTLNMKNYKGYEKRPYCQVHYPTTKFTSVADTPENKRIAENTRNQSQIAYHKDFEQTKGRFTAVADDPETRRARRNSDQISTVQYHAQFEKQKGQKISVESDPELQRSKKNMETISQVNYQGWKDKKDHMEKRRPSDAEYTPGISAHPNFGRQDDNDDQRPRSGSYGQDPMNGQYTANQRSSGGDFKVPYGVPPQARPTKEEEVAPYVAALDPVTPEPITEPVFTPPEPIVEPQVEDAPPPSTLVQPPPAFSSQPRYIAMYDYSAADVDEVSFVEGDIIIDHESIDEGWMMGTVQRTGIRGMLPANYVELQA is encoded by the exons TTTTGGCACAAGACATGTTTCAAATGTGCAGTATGTGATATGACGTTGAACATGAAGAACTATAAAGGTTATGAAAAACGGCCCTATTGTCAAGT ACATTATCCAACGACAAAATTCACATCCGTCGCCGACACCCCGGAAAACAAACGTATAGCTGAAAATACGCGAAATCAAAGTCAG ATTGCTTACCACAAGGATTTCGAACAAACTAAAGGTCGTTTTACAGCAGTAGCCGACGACCCTGAAACTCGACGAGCGAGACGAAATTCCGATCAAATCAGCACG GTTCAATACCATGCGCAGTTCGAGAAGCAAAAGGGACAGAAAATATCCGTCGAGTCCGATCCTGAGCTGCAGCGAAGCAAGAAAAATATGGAAACGATCAGTCAAGTCAATTACCAAGGATGGAAGGACAAAAAGGACCACATGGAAAAACGCCGGCCTTCCGATGCAGAATATA CTCCCGGAATCAGCGCGCATCCGAACTTCGGAAGACAAG ATGACAACGATGACCAAAGACCACGCAGTGGTTCATACGGCCAGGACCCGATGAATGGTCAATACACGGCTAATCAACGCAGCAGTGGAGGTGATTTTAAAGTACCATACGGAGTTCCTCCACAAGCCCGACCAACAAAG GAGGAAGAGGTAGCTCCTTATGTCGCTGCACTTGATCCAGTGACTCCTGAGCCGATCACGGAGCCAGTTTTCACTCCTCCTGAACCCATAGTAGAACCGCAG GTAGAAGATGCCCCGCCCCCTTCTACTTTGGTACAACCCCCGCCCGCCTTTTCATCACAG CCTCGTTACATAGCTATGTACGACTACTCGGCCGCTGACGTCGATGAGGTTTCGTTCGTAGAGGGCGACATCATCATCGACCACGAATCAATCGACGAAGGCTGGATGATGGGAACGGTGCAACGGACAGGAATACGTGGGATGTTGCCGGCAAATTACGTGGAACTTCAGGCATGA